A part of Helicobacter kayseriensis genomic DNA contains:
- a CDS encoding outer membrane beta-barrel protein, which produces MKRIITLMFLSIVITNGIESKSGMLIGIEGNLEGSQFKPPLSWDDEEGWIDLHTRYGQSPINDTSFSFNGGIKLGYQHYFTQSLGLRASGYFGLGSLRQRMKFFDSETNLYEKYDSDFLLIKTGLDLEFLWDFWEMRDHALGLNLGVGYRYTHFGFESGEISAIYGNDKDSYLRYHKTHQVSSPTEHSIYPSIGLHYYYQAHQFALNYRFGGVLHFTSEGEQSYNDGTLGLIRQSISSTPSYFSFSYAYRF; this is translated from the coding sequence ATGAAACGTATCATCACTCTAATGTTTTTAAGCATTGTAATCACAAACGGAATAGAAAGCAAATCAGGAATGCTTATCGGAATCGAAGGAAATCTTGAAGGCAGCCAGTTTAAACCCCCTCTATCTTGGGATGATGAAGAAGGATGGATCGATCTACACACGCGCTATGGACAATCCCCTATTAATGACACTTCTTTTTCTTTCAATGGAGGGATCAAACTTGGCTATCAACATTATTTCACACAAAGCCTAGGGCTTCGCGCATCTGGATACTTTGGACTTGGATCGCTTAGACAGAGAATGAAATTTTTTGATTCTGAAACAAATCTATATGAAAAATACGATAGCGACTTTCTCCTTATCAAAACAGGGCTTGATCTTGAGTTTCTTTGGGATTTTTGGGAGATGAGAGATCATGCGCTAGGACTCAATCTTGGAGTAGGGTATCGCTATACACATTTTGGCTTTGAAAGTGGGGAAATCTCTGCAATCTATGGAAATGACAAAGATTCTTATCTTAGGTATCACAAAACCCATCAAGTATCCTCTCCTACAGAGCATTCTATCTATCCCTCTATTGGCTTACACTATTATTATCAAGCACATCAGTTTGCTCTCAATTATCGCTTTGGAGGTGTTTTGCATTTCACTTCAGAGGGAGAGCAATCTTACAATGATGGCACATTGGGACTTATTAGACAAAGTATCTCTAGCACGCCAAGCTATTTTTCATTTTCGTATGCTTATCGCTTTTAG